AAGCCGTTGCCTTCATGCCTGAGAGCGTGCGTCGTTGGGTGCTGTGAAGAGCATGTGAAGGTCCGCGAGCGACTTGTCAGCCTTCGCCAAGATCTCGGAAGCACAAAGAGTGCGGCAGGTCGTCTGGCTTTGCGTGCCGTCGTGTAAGACCAGACATGGTGCGAGGTTCGAATTCCTGGGGGGGAACATAAGGGGACCAGAACCGCTCCGAGCATCGTTTCGACCTCTCGCAGGCGTCGCGTCGGCGACGTGCTGCGGGTGTTCTGGCGCTTCTGCCCGGACGGTGAGAGGAACACGTTCGCTTGCTCCGCGGCAGAGGCCAAATACCGATCATCGGGATGGAGATACCCGCGCGTGGTTTCCATCGATGCGTGCCCGAGAATCTCTTGAAGCACGTGCAGCGGGACACCCGCGTCGGCCACCCAGGTCGCTCCGGTGCGGCGGAGTCTGTGGCGGGTGAGGTTGGGGCCGAGGCCTGCGACGCTCGAGTCCCAGTTGGTGGCATCCCTGACAGCCGCCGTGGTGAGCACATGTCATCGATGGCCGCGTACCGATGAAACTCCTGCCCTGAGACCTGTAGCGTCCAGGGCAGAAACGTGTCGTCTGATGATGCACGGTCGATGGGCTTACGGCATGATGGGGGCATGTTCTTCGTCGTCTTGGACACCAATGCGTTGTTCCGAGACCCGTGGATGACCCGCGATGCGGCGCCGAAGCTGGTCGACCTAGCCGCCGCCGGTGCGTGCGAGATCGTGTATCCGCAGGTCGTCATCGACGAGTTGCGGCGTCAGCGCGTGGAGTCGGCTAGGGGCGCTCACGAGGATGCAGCAGCCAGTGTCCAGCAGATGCGCGCGGCCGGCAGTGATGTCACCCAGACAGCCAACGATCTCAGCGCAGCCCATGACCGCATCGAAGCTAACATCGACAGCACGTTCCATGCAGTGTTGGCACGCGACGGCGTCCATGCAGCGCCGGTGCCGAAGGTGCCGACGTCGGATCTTCTGCTCCGAGATTTGGGTCGACGCCGCCCGTTCCTCGAGATCGAACAGGGGAAGTCGAAGAAGTCCCTCGGGTTCCGCGATGTGCTGATTTAGGAGAGCGTTATTGAACTCCTAGTCGGCGCTGAGCTCGACGACAAGGTTCTGTTCGTGACGTTCGACAACGGCTTCCGGGCCGAGGATAAGAAGTCCCTTCATCAGGATTTGATGGACGACGTTGATCGACTCGCGATCGCGCGGAATCGCATCTCCTGGTCGCGAAGTATCGTTGAGGCGATCGCCATCGTGGAAGCGCAGGTACCCGCGTCGTCCCCGGTGGAGGAGGCTCCCGAACCGAAATCCTCAGCATCAAGGCCGTCAATGAATCCCATCGACGTGGCCGTGAACGAGCTGAAGCAGATGCGTTCTCCCGTGGCGAAGGTCGACCTGGTCAAGGCGGCGACGGACGCTCTCT
This DNA window, taken from Gulosibacter molinativorax, encodes the following:
- a CDS encoding tyrosine-type recombinase/integrase; its protein translation is MLTTAAVRDATNWDSSVAGLGPNLTRHRLRRTGATWVADAGVPLHVLQEILGHASMETTRGYLHPDDRYLASAAEQANVFLSPSGQKRQNTRSTSPTRRLREVETMLGAVLVPLCSPPGIRTSHHVWSYTTARKARRPAALFVLPRSWRRLTSRSRTFTCSSQHPTTHALRHEGNGLPAADSLSTVRQLYGPPSRCPIDDSAASRMPEARMHFIPCPGAGRGLSGGANKAPPDRPQSLLPAPATPAPAK
- a CDS encoding PIN domain-containing protein produces the protein MSSDDARSMGLRHDGGMFFVVLDTNALFRDPWMTRDAAPKLVDLAAAGACEIVYPQVVIDELRRQRVESARGAHEDAAASVQQMRAAGSDVTQTANDLSAAHDRIEANIDSTFHAVLARDGVHAAPVPKVPTSDLLLRDLGRRRPFLEIEQGKSKKSLGFRDVLI